The following proteins come from a genomic window of Proteiniphilum propionicum:
- a CDS encoding tetratricopeptide repeat protein gives MMRTLFTITFLVGTFSILLYGQSANVQKLIQEGVELHDAGEYKSAIGKYRKALEIDPKDIHATYELSLSYLALNDYQNASKFSTVVINSKNKELSTGAYAVKSEALAGMNRLEDAINLLEEGLIKNGDEYLLHFNLAVNHYKKGDIENAIGHIKKSIDLDKSHSDAFLLNAYALNDKGLWVQSILSFQMFLLLEPDSKRSKNAFEEMLRTMRIKITEEPLERSFIQQQLIRKTTKSSSHGEIPPLSIEEGLNRNFVYHAIITALDSLKNTPEEESEFTLFKTVNKEIMQVIDKESKRDNNSSKEGVLWTFYIPFFSHIFQSDYYDTFCRYISVSYYHDSYEWWQQNTDIAQNFITWFEKGDNI, from the coding sequence ATGATGAGAACCTTATTTACAATCACTTTTTTAGTGGGCACTTTCTCAATCCTATTATATGGGCAGAGTGCCAACGTACAAAAGCTCATTCAGGAAGGTGTGGAACTGCACGATGCGGGTGAATATAAGAGCGCTATCGGGAAATACAGAAAAGCTCTTGAAATTGATCCAAAAGATATTCATGCAACCTATGAACTGTCATTGTCATATCTGGCACTTAATGATTATCAAAATGCATCGAAATTCAGTACTGTAGTAATTAATTCAAAGAATAAAGAGCTTTCAACCGGTGCTTACGCTGTAAAAAGTGAAGCACTGGCAGGAATGAACCGGCTGGAAGATGCCATCAATCTCCTTGAAGAAGGATTAATAAAAAACGGTGATGAATATCTACTTCATTTCAATTTGGCTGTTAACCATTACAAAAAAGGAGATATTGAAAATGCAATCGGACATATAAAAAAATCAATCGACCTGGATAAATCGCACAGCGACGCCTTCCTTCTTAACGCATATGCTTTGAACGACAAAGGATTATGGGTCCAGAGCATACTCTCGTTCCAGATGTTTCTTCTGCTGGAACCAGACAGCAAGCGTTCTAAAAACGCGTTCGAGGAGATGTTGCGCACCATGCGAATAAAAATTACTGAAGAGCCCTTGGAAAGATCTTTTATTCAACAGCAGTTGATTCGTAAAACAACCAAATCGTCGAGTCATGGAGAAATTCCTCCACTTAGCATAGAGGAAGGATTAAACCGAAATTTTGTTTACCATGCCATCATCACTGCTCTTGATTCATTGAAAAATACACCTGAAGAAGAAAGTGAATTTACACTTTTCAAGACTGTCAACAAAGAGATTATGCAGGTCATTGATAAAGAAAGCAAGAGAGATAATAATAGTTCTAAAGAGGGAGTATTATGGACGTTTTACATTCCCTTTTTCTCACATATATTTCAATCTGATTATTATGACACATTCTGCCGCTATATCAGCGTTTCGTACTACCACGATTCATATGAATGGTGGCAACAAAATACCGATATCGCACAGAATTTTATTACATGGTTCGAAAAAGGTGATAACATCTGA
- a CDS encoding RNA polymerase sigma factor — protein sequence MEINNEERLLEELRNPRTARKAFAGIVSEYSERLYWQIRKMVLSHDDANDILQDVFIKAWTNLDHFRGEAKVSTWLYRIAINESITFLNKKRSQNNVSIDDDDSFLLNTIEGDEYFDGDKAQLLLQKAILTLPEKQRLVFQMKYFDEMKYEDMSDILGTSVGALKASYHHAVKKIEKFLDKTH from the coding sequence ATGGAAATAAATAACGAGGAACGGCTACTGGAAGAGTTGCGCAACCCGCGCACAGCTCGTAAAGCGTTTGCCGGTATTGTGTCTGAATACAGCGAAAGGCTTTACTGGCAGATACGAAAAATGGTTTTGTCTCACGATGATGCCAACGATATCCTTCAGGATGTGTTCATAAAAGCCTGGACAAATCTTGATCATTTCAGGGGTGAGGCCAAGGTTAGTACCTGGTTATATCGTATTGCTATTAACGAAAGCATCACCTTTCTGAACAAAAAGAGAAGCCAGAATAACGTTTCCATTGACGATGATGACTCTTTTCTGCTAAACACGATAGAAGGAGACGAATATTTTGACGGTGATAAAGCACAATTACTCCTGCAGAAAGCCATCCTTACCCTTCCCGAAAAGCAACGACTTGTTTTTCAGATGAAATACTTTGACGAGATGAAATATGAAGATATGTCCGACATACTTGGTACTTCAGTTGGCGCCCTGAAAGCATCTTACCATCATGCTGTAAAGAAAATTGAAAAATTTTTGGACAAAACACATTAA
- a CDS encoding glycosyltransferase family 2 protein has translation MLISVVTVCFNAQKMIEKTIQSVIDQNFSDKEYIVIDGSSSDSTLEIIEKYRDSIDILVSEKDDGIYHAMNKAVNKASGEWVIFMNAGDIFANANVLEYVSGFLKMPADVFYGNILTERDGSHILKEAPSEIKNIHRMPFCHQAVFTRTSQLKKYPFDEKYRLSSDFKFYKKLILDKVIFKKIDIPIVVYDKSGLSQTQRVNGLSENIAIVMELDDFKTKLKLLPRLFFVKYWNQLRIKKH, from the coding sequence ATGCTTATATCCGTTGTTACTGTTTGTTTTAATGCTCAGAAGATGATAGAAAAAACCATTCAGAGCGTGATAGATCAAAATTTTTCAGATAAAGAGTACATTGTAATAGATGGATCATCTTCCGATAGTACATTAGAAATTATAGAGAAATATCGTGATTCAATAGATATTCTTGTTTCTGAGAAAGACGATGGCATTTATCATGCTATGAACAAAGCTGTAAATAAAGCATCGGGAGAGTGGGTCATTTTTATGAATGCAGGAGATATTTTCGCTAATGCCAATGTCCTTGAATATGTAAGCGGTTTCCTAAAAATGCCTGCAGATGTTTTTTATGGTAATATTTTGACGGAAAGAGACGGCTCTCATATTTTAAAAGAGGCACCCTCCGAAATCAAAAACATTCACCGGATGCCGTTTTGCCATCAGGCTGTTTTTACCCGTACCTCACAACTTAAAAAATATCCGTTTGATGAAAAGTACCGACTGTCGTCTGACTTTAAATTCTATAAAAAATTGATTTTGGACAAAGTTATCTTCAAAAAGATTGATATCCCCATTGTTGTTTACGATAAATCGGGACTATCACAGACTCAACGTGTAAATGGATTATCAGAGAATATAGCTATAGTGATGGAACTAGACGATTTTAAAACCAAATTAAAATTGCTTCCACGACTTTTTTTCGTAAAATACTGGAATCAGCTAAGAATAAAAAAACATTAG
- a CDS encoding glycosyltransferase family 4 protein, with protein sequence MRIGFDAKRFFHNTRGLGNYSRDTLRLLTENFPKNEYLLFNPKESHKFAVSMLKNVRELRPESLIGKTIPSFWRSMEICSDIKKYKIDIFHGLSQELPIGIKRTGARSVVTFHDAIFIRYPELYPYYYRKIFEQKNKYSCRNADRIIAISEQSKRDAIDFFGADEKKISVVYQGCNSIFWNSVDNDKKQAVRKAYRLTNTFLLYVGAIEKRKNARLIIEALHRKSLEIPLLIVGKPSNYMDELKKIISDYKMEQQVIFRHNVDTADLPAIYSASAAFIYPSLFEGFGIPVLEALATGTAVITSRGSCFEETGGDAAIYVDPLDADELGEAIERVLTDNIVRNRMIAKGKEHAEKFRDDRIASSLMEVYDLLKH encoded by the coding sequence ATGAGAATAGGGTTTGATGCTAAGCGATTCTTCCACAACACACGCGGTCTTGGTAATTACAGTCGCGATACCCTGAGGCTGCTGACGGAAAATTTTCCGAAAAATGAATATTTGCTCTTTAATCCGAAAGAGAGTCATAAATTTGCGGTTTCTATGCTGAAAAATGTCAGAGAATTGCGGCCTGAATCTCTTATAGGGAAAACAATTCCCTCTTTTTGGCGCAGTATGGAAATTTGCAGTGACATAAAAAAATATAAAATTGATATTTTTCACGGCCTGAGCCAAGAGCTGCCTATAGGTATTAAACGTACCGGTGCAAGATCGGTTGTTACTTTCCATGATGCCATTTTTATTCGATATCCTGAGCTTTATCCTTACTACTATCGGAAAATATTTGAACAAAAAAATAAATACTCTTGTCGTAATGCTGACAGGATTATTGCCATTAGTGAGCAAAGCAAGCGTGACGCTATTGATTTTTTTGGAGCAGATGAAAAGAAAATATCTGTAGTTTATCAAGGTTGTAACTCAATCTTTTGGAATTCAGTTGATAATGACAAGAAACAGGCAGTTCGTAAAGCTTATCGGTTGACAAACACTTTTTTGTTGTATGTGGGAGCTATAGAAAAACGTAAAAATGCGAGGCTCATTATTGAAGCACTCCATCGCAAGTCGCTGGAAATACCACTTCTGATTGTGGGAAAACCTAGCAACTATATGGATGAACTAAAGAAAATAATCAGTGATTATAAAATGGAACAACAGGTAATATTCCGTCATAATGTTGATACAGCTGACTTACCTGCAATATATAGTGCTTCCGCAGCTTTTATTTACCCTTCTCTTTTTGAGGGATTTGGTATTCCGGTATTGGAGGCTTTAGCGACTGGAACCGCGGTTATCACCTCGCGTGGAAGTTGTTTTGAGGAGACCGGCGGAGACGCAGCCATCTACGTGGATCCTTTGGATGCCGATGAACTGGGAGAAGCAATTGAGCGTGTCCTTACGGACAATATCGTTCGTAACCGGATGATTGCAAAAGGAAAAGAACATGCTGAAAAATTCAGGGATGATAGAATTGCATCATCTTTAATGGAGGTCTATGATTTACTTAAACATTAA
- a CDS encoding glycosyltransferase family 9 protein: MANILIIRFSAFGDVTMLVPEAYSVARSYPGDHFFVLTNKRFEPLFKGLLSNLEPIGIDLNDYKGVFGIFRLAKDLVKLNIDKVADVHDVIRSKLLRVIFILRNIKVKHIDKGRGEKKAILSRKSPIHPLKHTTERYHDVFSKLGYPAEMQFESFFSHRPSQVSLPDSFPFNTALKNIGIAPFAKHNTKMYPLDQMEQLISRLSALDNINIYLFGNEQEMELLSGWHEKYNTISVTEILTLEQELYLMSRLNVLISMDSANMHLASLVRIPVISVWGATHPCFGFYGFKQSPGNAVQIDLECRPCSVYGNKTCARGDLACLKSISSNLIYSKIMRII, translated from the coding sequence ATGGCAAATATTTTGATTATCCGTTTTTCGGCCTTCGGAGATGTAACAATGCTTGTTCCCGAAGCATATTCGGTAGCACGAAGTTATCCGGGTGATCACTTTTTTGTGCTTACAAATAAGCGCTTCGAACCCCTTTTCAAAGGATTATTAAGTAATTTGGAGCCAATAGGAATTGATTTAAATGACTACAAAGGGGTTTTTGGAATTTTCAGGCTCGCCAAGGATCTCGTGAAATTAAATATTGACAAGGTAGCAGATGTGCACGATGTGATACGAAGCAAATTGTTGCGTGTAATCTTTATTCTCAGAAATATAAAAGTGAAACATATAGATAAGGGAAGAGGCGAAAAAAAAGCTATTCTCTCACGCAAGAGCCCGATTCATCCTCTGAAACATACTACAGAGAGATATCATGATGTCTTTTCTAAGTTGGGATATCCTGCAGAGATGCAATTTGAGTCTTTTTTCAGCCACAGGCCAAGTCAAGTCTCTTTACCGGATTCTTTTCCCTTTAATACTGCTTTAAAAAATATAGGCATTGCCCCTTTTGCGAAACACAACACAAAAATGTATCCACTTGATCAGATGGAGCAGCTTATTAGCAGACTGTCAGCACTGGATAATATTAACATTTACCTGTTCGGAAATGAGCAGGAAATGGAGTTGCTATCGGGATGGCATGAGAAGTACAACACAATTTCAGTTACAGAAATTCTGACACTCGAACAGGAGCTATATCTGATGTCGAGGCTAAACGTATTAATTTCCATGGATTCGGCAAACATGCATCTGGCATCACTCGTGCGCATCCCGGTGATTTCAGTCTGGGGGGCAACTCACCCTTGTTTTGGCTTTTACGGATTTAAGCAATCTCCTGGAAATGCCGTGCAGATAGATCTGGAGTGCCGTCCTTGTTCGGTTTATGGGAACAAAACATGTGCCAGGGGAGATTTGGCATGTCTTAAAAGTATAAGCTCCAACTTGATATATTCTAAAATTATGAGAATAATATGA
- a CDS encoding DUF4254 domain-containing protein yields the protein MKRNFCNNANLIFDRATEDYHIKNDVTSVMNNPFQPETIDNYLYEKNWIDVVQWHLEDIIRDPEIDPVKALEIKRWIDRSNQERTDLVEKIDTYFYHLYNGVKTLPNASINTESPAWAIDRLSILAVKIYHMREQTLRIDTDPDHLDSCRGKLDVLLEQRVDLSSAIDNLLDEIKQGKKYMKVYRQMKMYNDPSLNPVLYAKNVKKL from the coding sequence ATGAAGAGAAATTTTTGCAACAACGCTAATCTTATTTTTGATCGAGCCACTGAGGATTATCATATTAAAAATGATGTAACTTCAGTTATGAACAATCCATTTCAACCTGAAACAATAGATAATTATCTATATGAAAAGAATTGGATTGATGTAGTTCAATGGCATCTTGAGGATATAATTAGGGATCCGGAGATAGACCCGGTTAAGGCGTTGGAGATAAAGAGATGGATTGATCGTTCTAATCAGGAGCGAACAGATTTAGTTGAGAAGATTGATACATATTTTTATCATTTATACAACGGCGTAAAAACGTTGCCTAATGCTTCAATAAACACTGAGAGTCCTGCTTGGGCAATAGACCGCCTATCTATTCTGGCGGTGAAGATTTACCATATGCGCGAACAGACTCTTCGTATCGATACTGATCCTGATCACCTGGACAGTTGTCGCGGCAAACTTGATGTATTGTTGGAACAACGGGTTGATCTCTCTTCAGCAATCGATAACCTTCTTGATGAGATTAAACAAGGAAAAAAATATATGAAGGTTTACAGGCAGATGAAAATGTACAATGATCCTTCGCTTAATCCTGTACTATATGCTAAAAATGTCAAAAAGCTTTAA
- a CDS encoding sulfide/dihydroorotate dehydrogenase-like FAD/NAD-binding protein — translation MNKIVAKDNLSDRVVRFEVEAPLIAKSRKPGHFVIVRVGKKGERVPYTIASADPKKGTITLVVQRVGKSSEKLCLLESGDYITDMVGPLGKATHIENFGTVVCAGGGVGVAPMLPIIEAMKKAGNRVVSVLGARTRELIILEEQVHEHSDEVVIMTDDGSYGEKGLITAGVEKVIKREKVDLCVTIGPAIMMKFVSELTKKYNIPTVASLNTIMVDGTGMCGACRVTVGGHTKFVCVDGPEFDAHQVDFDEMLMRLRAYDK, via the coding sequence ATGAATAAAATTGTAGCAAAAGATAACCTCTCCGACAGAGTAGTTCGATTTGAGGTTGAGGCTCCGCTGATTGCGAAAAGCCGTAAACCAGGCCACTTTGTAATTGTACGTGTAGGTAAAAAAGGGGAACGCGTTCCTTATACCATTGCCTCGGCCGACCCTAAAAAAGGCACTATTACTCTTGTAGTACAAAGAGTAGGCAAATCGTCCGAAAAGCTTTGTCTACTAGAGTCAGGTGATTACATCACCGACATGGTGGGACCGTTAGGGAAAGCTACTCACATCGAGAACTTCGGCACGGTAGTCTGTGCTGGTGGAGGTGTTGGAGTAGCTCCAATGCTTCCCATAATTGAAGCTATGAAAAAAGCAGGGAACAGAGTCGTTTCCGTACTGGGAGCCCGTACCAGGGAGTTGATTATCCTTGAAGAACAGGTTCATGAGCATTCCGATGAAGTGGTAATTATGACCGACGATGGTTCTTATGGGGAGAAGGGACTGATTACCGCCGGAGTGGAGAAAGTAATAAAACGAGAGAAGGTGGACCTGTGCGTAACCATCGGTCCCGCCATCATGATGAAGTTTGTGTCGGAACTGACAAAAAAATACAATATACCCACCGTGGCATCACTCAACACAATTATGGTGGATGGCACCGGAATGTGCGGTGCATGCCGTGTAACTGTTGGTGGGCATACAAAATTTGTTTGTGTCGATGGTCCCGAGTTCGATGCACATCAGGTAGACTTCGACGAGATGCTTATGAGATTAAGAGCCTACGACAAATAA
- the gltA gene encoding NADPH-dependent glutamate synthase, with protein sequence MNDYLKNERSQEWRETLRKSMKNKGRTDIPRVKMPEVDPVLRSRTYDEVNLGLTKVMAVNEAHRCLDCIDPTCITGCPVEINIPKFIKNIERGEFLEAAKVLKETSALPAVCGRVCPQERQCESRCFYNLKLKKEPVAIGHLERFAADYERISGNISIPETAPANGIRIAVVGSGPAGLAFAGDMVKLGYDVTVFEALHELGGVLRYGIPEFRLPNNIVDIEIDGLKKMGVKFETNCIVGKTISQKDLKQEGFKGIFVGSGAGLPNFMNIPGENLIGVMSCNEYLTRVNLMQAADPDSDTPVYHGKKVAVIGGGNTAMDAVRTARRLGAERAMIIYRRSEEEMPARVEEIKHAKEEGVEFYTLHNPLRYEGDERGRVQRMLLQRMKLGEPDQSGRRRPISIEGDTVWQEVDEVIVSVGVSPNPLIPQYFSGIEITSRGTIIVNETTLQTADEMIFAGGDIVRGGATVILAMGDGRKAATGMDKYLKSQL encoded by the coding sequence ATGAATGACTATTTAAAAAATGAGCGGTCGCAAGAGTGGCGTGAGACTTTGCGTAAGTCTATGAAGAACAAAGGCCGTACTGACATTCCTCGTGTGAAGATGCCTGAAGTGGATCCGGTGTTACGCAGTCGCACCTACGATGAGGTAAACTTGGGACTGACCAAAGTGATGGCTGTTAACGAAGCTCATCGTTGTCTTGATTGTATTGATCCCACCTGTATAACCGGATGTCCCGTTGAGATAAATATTCCCAAATTCATTAAAAATATTGAGCGTGGTGAATTTCTGGAAGCGGCCAAAGTGCTAAAGGAGACCAGTGCGCTTCCAGCAGTTTGCGGACGTGTATGCCCTCAGGAACGGCAGTGCGAAAGCAGATGTTTCTACAATCTGAAGCTGAAAAAAGAGCCGGTAGCCATTGGTCATCTTGAGAGGTTTGCAGCCGACTACGAACGTATTAGCGGAAATATATCGATACCGGAAACAGCTCCAGCCAACGGTATAAGAATAGCGGTCGTGGGCTCCGGCCCTGCCGGGCTGGCTTTTGCCGGTGATATGGTTAAACTGGGGTACGACGTTACTGTCTTTGAGGCGCTCCATGAGCTGGGAGGCGTTCTGCGCTACGGAATCCCCGAATTCCGACTGCCAAACAATATTGTGGACATTGAGATTGACGGGCTTAAAAAGATGGGAGTAAAGTTTGAGACAAACTGTATAGTTGGCAAAACTATCTCTCAGAAAGATCTCAAGCAGGAAGGGTTTAAAGGCATTTTCGTGGGAAGTGGTGCCGGATTGCCCAACTTTATGAATATTCCCGGTGAGAACCTTATTGGTGTAATGTCGTGTAACGAATACTTAACCCGGGTGAATCTCATGCAGGCAGCAGACCCCGATAGCGACACACCTGTCTATCACGGAAAGAAGGTAGCCGTTATAGGCGGCGGCAATACCGCTATGGACGCCGTACGCACTGCACGGCGCCTGGGTGCCGAGAGAGCAATGATTATCTACCGCCGTTCTGAAGAGGAGATGCCGGCAAGGGTGGAAGAGATAAAACACGCAAAAGAAGAAGGCGTAGAGTTCTATACATTGCACAATCCTCTTCGCTACGAAGGTGATGAACGCGGGCGTGTTCAGCGCATGCTGCTGCAACGGATGAAGCTGGGCGAACCCGATCAGTCGGGCCGTCGCCGCCCCATATCAATTGAAGGTGATACTGTATGGCAAGAGGTTGACGAGGTAATTGTGAGCGTGGGTGTTTCTCCAAATCCGCTTATTCCACAGTACTTCTCGGGTATAGAGATTACTTCCCGGGGTACCATAATAGTAAACGAAACAACCTTGCAGACTGCCGATGAGATGATCTTTGCAGGCGGTGATATAGTCCGCGGCGGAGCCACAGTTATTCTTGCAATGGGCGATGGCAGAAAGGCAGCCACCGGAATGGATAAATATTTAAAAAGCCAGTTATGA
- the pdxB gene encoding 4-phosphoerythronate dehydrogenase PdxB: MKIMADAHIPFLKEVAEQFGEVEYLPGNQFTREAIKDKDALIVRTVTHFGEKILSGTNVKLICSATIGFDHIDTVWCDTHGIAWRTAPGCNANSVEQYLTASLLYLAGKYQFELKEKTIGIVGVGNVGSKIESACRKLGMNVLLNDPPREEREGRGLFVDIATIRQESDIITFHTPLTKSGKYKTFHLADERFFETVAKKPFIINAARGGVTDNIALKKALSQGNISGVVIDCWENEPDINKDLLQMADIATPHIAGYSADGKWTATRMSLENLNSFFNLGIEPDYQKIPYPAKPVINLQGIAPENQLAHAVWHTYNPMNETAALKTEPGKFYHFRSSYPLRREYNAYNFVNAAPTVSEILLKMGFKHTNMP, from the coding sequence ATGAAAATAATGGCTGATGCACATATCCCTTTTCTAAAGGAAGTTGCCGAACAGTTCGGCGAGGTGGAATACCTGCCTGGAAATCAATTCACCCGGGAGGCCATCAAAGACAAAGACGCACTTATTGTAAGAACTGTAACTCATTTCGGAGAAAAGATACTTTCAGGCACTAACGTAAAACTTATCTGTTCTGCTACCATCGGCTTCGATCATATCGATACAGTATGGTGCGATACACACGGAATTGCGTGGCGAACAGCTCCCGGCTGCAATGCCAATTCAGTAGAACAATATTTAACAGCATCACTTCTGTATCTGGCCGGCAAGTATCAATTCGAACTTAAAGAAAAAACCATCGGCATTGTGGGTGTTGGAAATGTAGGGAGCAAAATAGAGTCAGCCTGCCGGAAACTAGGTATGAATGTATTGCTGAACGATCCTCCAAGGGAAGAGCGTGAAGGCAGAGGCCTTTTTGTGGATATCGCAACTATCAGACAGGAGTCTGATATAATCACCTTTCATACCCCTTTGACCAAATCAGGCAAATATAAAACTTTTCATCTTGCTGATGAGCGCTTCTTTGAAACGGTAGCCAAAAAGCCATTTATAATAAACGCTGCACGTGGAGGTGTCACAGACAACATCGCGTTGAAAAAAGCTCTTTCTCAAGGAAATATTTCAGGTGTAGTAATCGATTGCTGGGAAAATGAGCCCGATATTAATAAAGATCTCCTGCAGATGGCAGATATTGCCACGCCCCATATCGCAGGCTACAGCGCCGACGGCAAGTGGACAGCAACAAGGATGAGCCTTGAAAATCTGAACAGCTTCTTCAATCTTGGAATAGAGCCTGACTATCAGAAGATTCCCTATCCTGCTAAACCAGTTATCAACCTGCAAGGAATTGCACCCGAAAATCAACTAGCACACGCTGTATGGCACACATACAACCCTATGAACGAAACAGCAGCATTAAAAACCGAACCCGGGAAATTCTACCACTTCAGATCGAGCTACCCTTTACGAAGAGAGTACAATGCTTATAATTTTGTGAACGCAGCACCTACTGTGTCTGAAATATTGTTGAAAATGGGTTTTAAACATACAAATATGCCGTAA
- a CDS encoding tetratricopeptide repeat protein, which translates to MQKKSSYLSLLLLLSVALFAISCSSKLKPLSQNNFNVTPSPLETVGNQIPVTINGTFPEKWFNKNATVTITPVLKYGNGEITGTPYSYQGENISGNRVTIPQNQGGNFTMNSTFSYIPEMQSSELFLRFDGRIKNKPAKLPDLKIADGVIATSALADVKTTTPSVAPDGFQRIIKEAQEASIMFVIQQANLRQGELNKRDMADWKQRVEQAFKDPRQNVNVEVSAYASPDGGFSLNERLAAQREKNTSEYLEKELNKRDIDTDVYAHYTAQDWEGFRKLVSASNLQDKELILRVLEMYPDSEAREKEIKNISYVFEELAETILPQLRRSRIIANIEIVGKSDEEIMTTWKNNPKELSVEELLYGSTLTADEKEKEKIYQYVTANFSNDYRGWNNIGTMFFKRGEYAKAKQSFDRAAQVNPSAPEVNMNKALLAIMDNDLSTANEYLGRSAGASGLDEAMGLINLLQGNYNQAVGAYGNGKSNNAGLAQLLVRDYNKAKQTLESVENPDATTAYLLAIIASRTNNFNEVISNLRTAIGRDRTIASQALKDLEFAKYRTNQEFMSVVG; encoded by the coding sequence ATGCAAAAAAAATCTAGTTATTTGTCGCTTCTGCTTCTGCTTTCAGTGGCACTTTTTGCCATATCCTGCAGCAGCAAGCTCAAGCCACTCTCGCAAAACAATTTTAATGTTACCCCCTCTCCTCTCGAGACAGTGGGAAATCAGATTCCGGTAACCATCAACGGGACATTCCCTGAAAAATGGTTTAACAAGAATGCAACAGTAACCATTACTCCTGTTCTTAAGTACGGAAATGGTGAGATAACCGGTACACCATACAGTTATCAAGGAGAAAACATTTCAGGCAACAGGGTAACAATCCCTCAAAACCAGGGTGGTAACTTCACCATGAACAGTACATTTTCCTACATTCCCGAGATGCAGTCATCGGAACTATTTCTCCGCTTTGACGGAAGAATTAAAAACAAACCAGCTAAATTGCCCGATCTGAAAATAGCTGATGGCGTTATTGCTACATCTGCCCTGGCTGATGTCAAGACAACCACTCCTTCTGTAGCTCCCGACGGGTTCCAGCGCATCATTAAGGAAGCTCAGGAAGCCAGTATCATGTTTGTGATTCAACAGGCAAACCTTAGACAGGGCGAACTTAACAAACGCGATATGGCTGATTGGAAACAACGGGTGGAACAGGCTTTCAAAGATCCCAGGCAAAATGTGAATGTAGAAGTTTCGGCCTACGCATCACCTGACGGCGGATTTTCTTTAAACGAAAGACTGGCAGCACAACGTGAAAAAAACACATCGGAGTATCTTGAAAAAGAGTTGAACAAAAGAGATATCGATACTGATGTATATGCACACTATACCGCACAGGACTGGGAAGGATTCCGCAAGTTGGTATCTGCATCGAACCTGCAGGATAAAGAACTTATACTGCGCGTACTGGAGATGTATCCCGATTCTGAAGCACGTGAAAAAGAGATAAAGAACATCTCTTACGTGTTTGAAGAGCTTGCAGAGACTATACTGCCGCAACTGCGTCGTTCGCGCATCATAGCAAATATTGAGATAGTTGGCAAGTCTGATGAAGAGATTATGACAACATGGAAAAACAACCCGAAGGAGTTGTCGGTAGAGGAGTTGCTTTATGGCTCAACATTAACCGCCGATGAAAAAGAAAAAGAGAAGATATATCAATATGTGACAGCCAATTTTTCGAACGATTACAGGGGATGGAACAATATTGGAACAATGTTCTTCAAAAGGGGAGAATATGCAAAGGCAAAACAGTCATTCGACCGTGCAGCTCAGGTAAATCCGTCAGCCCCAGAAGTGAATATGAACAAAGCTCTGCTTGCAATTATGGACAACGACCTATCAACAGCGAACGAATATCTCGGCAGGTCTGCCGGTGCCAGTGGCCTCGATGAAGCAATGGGATTGATAAATTTGTTGCAGGGTAACTACAATCAGGCTGTTGGTGCTTACGGAAACGGCAAGTCCAACAATGCAGGCCTGGCACAGCTATTGGTCAGGGACTACAATAAGGCAAAACAGACATTGGAATCTGTTGAAAACCCGGATGCAACTACCGCCTATCTGCTTGCTATCATCGCATCAAGAACGAACAACTTCAATGAAGTTATCTCTAATCTCCGGACTGCAATCGGTCGCGACAGAACAATAGCTTCACAGGCACTTAAAGATCTGGAATTTGCGAAATATCGCACCAACCAGGAATTTATGTCGGTTGTCGGTTAA